One region of Micromonospora ureilytica genomic DNA includes:
- a CDS encoding polyprenol monophosphomannose synthase has protein sequence MIQATDTIRRPDEVPGVGRVLVVIPTYNEADNIAAIVGRVRRAAPAVQILIADDNSPDGTGAIADALADGDAHVQVLHRHGKQGLGAAYLAGFGWARERGYQAVVEMDADGSHAPEDLPALLDAARDADVVIGSRWTSGARVLNWPLRRLLLSRCGNLYARLALGMPVSDATGGYRVYRISALDAIDLESVTSQGYSFQVELSRLAHQAGVRIVEVPITFAEREHGDSKMSPKIVAEALWRITAWGVRDRRQAVRRGLHGTATGQARWP, from the coding sequence GTGATCCAGGCGACCGATACGATCCGACGCCCGGACGAGGTGCCCGGGGTGGGCCGGGTGCTGGTGGTGATCCCCACCTACAACGAGGCCGACAACATCGCCGCGATCGTGGGCCGGGTCCGGCGCGCCGCCCCGGCGGTGCAGATCCTCATCGCCGACGACAACAGCCCCGACGGCACCGGCGCGATCGCCGACGCCCTCGCCGACGGCGACGCGCACGTGCAGGTGCTGCACCGCCACGGCAAGCAGGGCCTCGGCGCGGCGTACCTGGCCGGGTTCGGGTGGGCGCGCGAGCGCGGCTATCAGGCGGTCGTGGAGATGGACGCCGACGGGTCGCACGCCCCGGAGGATCTGCCGGCGCTACTGGACGCCGCCCGCGACGCGGACGTGGTGATCGGCTCCCGGTGGACCAGCGGCGCGCGGGTGCTCAACTGGCCGTTGCGGCGGCTGTTGCTGTCGCGCTGCGGCAACCTGTACGCGCGCCTGGCGCTGGGCATGCCCGTGTCGGACGCCACCGGCGGTTACCGGGTGTACCGGATCAGCGCCCTCGACGCCATCGACCTGGAGTCGGTGACCTCGCAGGGCTACTCGTTCCAGGTGGAGCTGTCGCGGCTGGCGCACCAGGCCGGGGTGCGGATCGTGGAGGTGCCGATCACGTTCGCCGAGCGGGAGCACGGCGACAGCAAGATGAGCCCGAAGATCGTGGCCGAGGCGCTGTGGCGGATCACCGCCTGGGGTGTGCGCGACCGCCGTCAGGCGGTCCGCCGGGGTCTGCACGGCACCGCCACCGGCCAGGCACGGTGGCCGTGA
- a CDS encoding RNA polymerase-binding protein RbpA translates to MGERMLRGSRLGAVSYESDRNTELAPRQTREYLCAKGHQFEVPFAVDAEVPMTWECKFDGSVARLVDGNEPEQKKAKPPRTHWDMLLERRSIAELEDILEERLQEVRTRRGRA, encoded by the coding sequence ATGGGCGAGCGTATGCTGCGCGGAAGCCGCCTTGGCGCGGTGAGCTACGAATCCGACCGCAACACGGAGCTCGCGCCGCGTCAGACCCGCGAGTACCTCTGCGCCAAGGGCCACCAGTTCGAGGTGCCGTTCGCCGTCGACGCCGAGGTCCCGATGACCTGGGAATGCAAGTTCGACGGCAGCGTCGCCCGACTCGTCGACGGCAACGAGCCGGAGCAGAAGAAGGCCAAGCCGCCGCGCACCCACTGGGACATGCTTCTGGAGCGGCGCTCGATCGCCGAGCTGGAGGACATCCTCGAGGAGCGGCTGCAGGAGGTTCGGACCCGTCGCGGCCGCGCCTGA
- a CDS encoding FxsA family protein produces MRRGLRFVPLALLLAVVLELAVFVGVGRALGFGAAVLLVFAASLLGLVLLRREGMRAWRGFRSAAAAGQPPGGQVTDGLVGLAGALLLAVPGLVSGLVGLLLLVPPVRRLARAGVRRATERRVSSMVAGDLFGPRTVRVRQGAPQPTPQPTPEPQQPVVVDGGRAIEGEIVEPGRH; encoded by the coding sequence ATGCGCCGAGGACTGAGGTTCGTACCGTTGGCCCTGTTGCTGGCGGTGGTGCTGGAGCTGGCGGTGTTCGTCGGCGTGGGACGGGCGTTGGGGTTCGGGGCGGCGGTGTTGCTGGTGTTCGCCGCGTCCCTGCTCGGGTTGGTGCTGCTGCGCCGTGAGGGCATGCGCGCCTGGCGTGGGTTCCGCTCCGCGGCGGCGGCCGGGCAGCCCCCGGGTGGGCAGGTGACCGACGGGCTCGTCGGGTTGGCGGGCGCGCTGTTGCTGGCGGTGCCCGGTCTGGTCAGCGGGCTGGTGGGGTTGCTGCTGCTGGTGCCGCCGGTGCGTCGACTGGCCCGCGCCGGGGTGCGCCGTGCCACCGAGCGGCGGGTGTCGTCGATGGTCGCCGGTGACCTGTTCGGGCCCCGCACGGTGCGGGTGCGCCAGGGCGCGCCGCAACCGACCCCGCAACCGACTCCGGAGCCGCAACAGCCGGTGGTGGTCGACGGCGGTCGGGCCATCGAGGGCGAGATTGTGGAGCCCGGCCGGCACTGA
- the lnt gene encoding apolipoprotein N-acyltransferase: MDRDETHTPAALPRPVVAGRPLPLRVAVPLAVAAGLALLVAFPPYGVWPLAPVGVALLAAAAHRRRLRAGAGLGFLTGVAFFAPLLAWTNLHTGYLPWVLLSLLQAGYLALLGAATAWVSPLADRSRWAWPALTGLLWVGQEALRDRTPFGGFPWGRLAFSQDTSPLLRLAALGGAPLVTFAVALVGGLLVTAAWRGWITAQRPAPPHTTPPPPDGTQDTVAGPDGPLEAPPRAAVPAARRWAPVVVPAVVAVALTAGGLLVPVATAGSGAGVTVAIVQGNVPRLGLDFNAQRQAVLNNHVDATIELAGRVAAGQQRQPDVVVWPENSSDIDPLKNPTAGARISQAADTIGAPILVGAVLLGPGAGEVRNAGILWRPGTGADLDQLYTKRHPVPFAEYVPLRDVARMVSKQVDLIRSDFVGGSTPGVVRAGPAVLGDVICFEVAYDEVVRDTVTGGAQLLVVQTNNATFDVAEARQQMAMVRLRAVEHGRPALMASTVGVSGFVAPDGRVSDATGFNTREVVVRQLRLDDGRTLATRLGWWPEVALAALAAAALLGAAVLRRRQRVMPG; this comes from the coding sequence CTGGACCGGGATGAGACGCACACCCCGGCGGCGCTGCCCCGGCCGGTCGTTGCGGGTCGGCCGCTGCCGCTGAGGGTCGCCGTGCCCCTGGCCGTGGCCGCCGGGCTGGCCCTGCTGGTGGCGTTCCCCCCGTACGGGGTGTGGCCGCTCGCGCCCGTCGGGGTGGCGTTGCTGGCCGCCGCCGCGCACCGGCGGCGGTTGCGCGCCGGCGCCGGCCTGGGCTTCCTGACCGGTGTGGCGTTCTTCGCCCCGCTGCTGGCCTGGACGAACCTGCACACCGGCTACCTGCCGTGGGTGCTGCTGTCGCTGTTGCAGGCCGGCTACCTGGCGCTGCTGGGCGCGGCCACCGCCTGGGTGTCGCCGCTGGCCGACCGTTCCCGCTGGGCGTGGCCGGCGCTGACCGGGCTGCTCTGGGTCGGGCAGGAAGCGCTGCGCGACCGCACCCCGTTCGGCGGGTTCCCGTGGGGGCGGTTGGCGTTCAGCCAGGACACCTCACCTTTGCTGCGCCTGGCCGCGCTGGGCGGCGCCCCGCTGGTCACCTTCGCCGTGGCCCTCGTCGGCGGGTTGCTGGTCACCGCCGCCTGGCGGGGCTGGATCACCGCCCAGCGCCCCGCACCCCCGCACACCACCCCGCCGCCCCCGGACGGCACCCAGGACACCGTGGCGGGCCCTGACGGTCCGCTGGAGGCCCCGCCACGCGCCGCGGTCCCGGCGGCCCGCCGGTGGGCGCCGGTGGTCGTACCGGCCGTCGTGGCCGTCGCGCTGACCGCCGGGGGTCTGCTGGTGCCGGTCGCCACGGCCGGGTCCGGCGCAGGAGTCACCGTGGCGATCGTGCAGGGCAACGTGCCCCGGCTGGGCCTGGACTTCAACGCCCAACGGCAGGCGGTGCTCAACAACCACGTCGACGCCACCATCGAGCTGGCCGGTCGGGTCGCCGCCGGGCAGCAGCGGCAACCAGACGTGGTGGTGTGGCCGGAGAACTCCAGCGACATCGACCCGCTGAAAAACCCCACCGCCGGGGCGCGGATCTCCCAGGCCGCCGACACCATCGGCGCGCCGATCCTGGTCGGCGCGGTGCTGCTGGGCCCCGGCGCCGGGGAGGTCCGCAACGCGGGCATCCTGTGGCGCCCCGGCACCGGCGCGGACCTCGACCAGCTGTACACGAAACGCCACCCGGTGCCGTTCGCCGAGTACGTGCCGCTGCGCGACGTGGCCCGGATGGTCAGCAAACAGGTCGACCTGATCCGCAGCGACTTCGTCGGTGGAAGCACCCCGGGCGTGGTACGCGCCGGCCCGGCCGTGCTCGGTGACGTGATCTGCTTCGAGGTCGCCTACGACGAGGTGGTCCGCGACACCGTCACCGGCGGGGCGCAACTGCTGGTGGTGCAGACAAACAACGCCACCTTCGACGTGGCGGAGGCCCGCCAGCAGATGGCCATGGTGCGGCTGCGGGCGGTGGAGCACGGGCGGCCGGCGTTGATGGCCTCCACGGTCGGCGTGTCCGGGTTCGTCGCACCCGACGGGCGGGTAAGCGATGCCACCGGGTTCAACACCCGGGAGGTCGTGGTGCGGCAGTTGCGCCTCGACGACGGACGCACCCTCGCCACCCGCCTCGGCTGGTGGCCCGAGGTGGCGCTCGCCGCGCTGGCCGCGGCGGCCCTGCTCGGCGCGGCGGTGCTGCGCCGGCGGCAGCGGGTCATGCCCGGATAG